One Maribacter sp. HTCC2170 genomic window, TCGGATGAAATACTATACATTGCGTCAAATATGCTTGGTTTAGAGAGGAAAGGCGAAGGAAGACATGATAAACTGCCAGCTGTAGAAATGGTTGACCCTGCTATTTTAGAAGAGATTATTCTTGAAGGTTTTAGGATTAGGGAGTTAATATTTGGCTCAAATTTGTATGAGGTCGTATTACCGGCTAAAACTATTTCCAAAGCCAATTTGGAAATATGGGATGAAAAGCTCCAAAAACTTCTCAAAATAAAAGAAAATATTATATCCCTATCTCTTGCAGATAATTATTTAAATGATAAACATTTGAAAAGCATCGGGCAATTTCAGAATTTAAAAAAACTAAGAATTCATAATAACCCAATTACAGATTTTGGGGTTGCTGCACTTGTCTCAAGTAAAAATATTACGAGACTCAATTTATATGGGACCAAGATTACCAAAGCGAGCCTTGACACTTTTTCAAAAATGGAGTATTTAGAAAAGGTTTATGTGTGGAAGACGACTATTACGAAGGAAAATATTCAACCCTACATTGCAAATGGGAATTACCCTGAAATAATTTTTGGTATTTAGAATAGATGCGACGCAAATAAATTACAGCGTTTTCAATTAATTATCTGATGCGTACCACTCGGCAAAAGAAGTATCAGTTTCCTGTAGTTTTAATGAATGCAATGAAATATTTTCTGGAAGTCTGGTCTTTATCTTTTCCGCAAAGTCAATCACCATATTTTCGCTTGTAGGCTGGTAATCTGCAAGTATTACATTATGGCCCCGCTCCATTAATTCCTTCGCCAAATCAACATGTGGAGTGTTTTTGTTGAACACAGTTGCGTGATCAAAAGGATCAACAAT contains:
- a CDS encoding 6-pyruvoyl trahydropterin synthase family protein, which produces MKNIRITKQFTFETGHALYGYDGKCRNVHGHSYKLSVTVIGTPIADTSHVKLGMVIDFGDLKKIVKEEIVDPFDHATVFNKNTPHVDLAKELMERGHNVILADYQPTSENMVIDFAEKIKTRLPENISLHSLKLQETDTSFAEWYASDN